The region TCAGTGTATTTGGCAATCTTGCTCGCGACGTTCTTCTCGGCCTGTTTGGTGAGCTTGATCTGGACCTTTTTCTTGTTGTAACGCATCCTGGCCTTCTCCTTTCTGCGCTCTTCCAGGGTGGCTGTGATGGCCTGGTACTTCCAGCCAACTTCATGAGCCAGACGACCAAGCAGAGCAAACTGGGGAGATAAAACAGTGGGGATTAACTATAGCTGGAAAAAAGGACAATACCTTCTTGGCTAATTTAATGTCTTTGCAAGGTTGCTTTAGTCTCAGATGGTAGTGCATGTGAAGTATTCTCATTGTTTTTGAAACTCAAATACTTCTGTGGAAAAGCATCACTGACCAGCAACTGCAGTCTTGTAGCAGAATTAAGAGTCTATACAATGTGTCCAGTCAGAATTAAGACTATTTAATTGCACGTCTAGAGGAAGCATTCTGTGTTACACAGCTCATTATGTAACTGGTAAAAACTTGCAAATCAGAGGCATTTTACTATTAGTTGGCACTACTGTAGTCCTCTTATGTAACACTACACAGCATTGTAAAAGCCCACTGGAAAGGTGATTTCTAATACAAATTGTCTATACAAATATTTAGAAAAGGGTGATACTGGGACTTACCTTGCGGGTGGGTTTGAGGCGCACAATTTTAAGGGCAGCTGGGACCACCATGCGTTTCCTCTGTAGAACAGATCAAACTACATTAGGAGCAGTACATTGAACACAACAAGGTGATTCATCATTTAACATGTCTCAGATAACTGTCATGTTCTCAAAGGAAATTCAAACAATGTAGGTAATAGAAAAACTGCATCACAGACGTGCTTGAGTTGGGGGTTGTCTTGGGATGCATGTAAATAGTTGATGAAACTTCCTTCTAGCTGTCTTTTATTCCTGATCTGCTTTTACATAGTATAGAACAAACTAGCCTTTTAAATCTTGACCTAAATcaaaggttttttccttctcctgtgaagttactATTCGCAGGACAATAAAAAACTTCATGAAAGAATGAAGTTTCAACCATTTAGACACATCCAAGGTGTCACACAGAAAAAGGGCTTACTTTGTCATAGGGAGGGGGAATGCCATCGaacaccttcagtctctccaggGCCGCCTGACCTCTCTTGGTTTTGTGTGGAAGCATACCTGCACAAGGACAACGGTACACTCAATTTTGCCATTTgggcaataaaacaaataaacagcatCTGCCTGCTGAACTCAGTAGTCAGATCCGTAGTGTTGTCTCAGCAAATAAGATTCAGATTCGGGATAAAATGTGTTCATCATTGTTCAAGACAGTCAGCAACAaggtaaaaaatgaaaatacgtCATCCATACCTCTGACGGTCCTCCAGAAGATCCTGCTGGAAGCTCTGAAGTGGTAGGGTCCACAGGAGAGGTTCGTGTTCACCCTCTTGCGCAGAAAAGCCAGGTACTTCACTACAAGCAAAACATTTAGGAGCATATTAGAGATCTACCAAATTTAGTGCACTGCTGATGAATCAGCTGTATCGCATGAAATCACATGGCAGCTCATCAGGCTTCATTTATATTCACCTGAAGCAAGCCCTATATCAGGCAGATATTTTGGACATCACCCACACAAAACGTTTGATTTCAAGTTGGGGTGTATTGCTCCCTCTGCTAACCAAATATAGTGTTAAAAGTACAAATGGAAGAAGTGTGTGGGGGctacaaaaaatgtaaatagcaTGCAATGTTAGAGAATTACAAGCTTTTATTAGTATTTTTCACAGTATCAGCTGAATAGGGAAATGTGTACACAGCAAAATTCTATACATTCAATAATCTTTGGCACTGGAATGCCATATGAAGAGAATTATTCTAGATTTTAACCACAAAATTATTTATTCACCTTCTCACACTGTTGCGCTTAAACTTGGATGCATTATCCCACCCAAGCTTGATTGTAAAACTCTGCACCAACATGTTTCTTTTGGCCAGTGTGCGTGCATTCAATTTACAAAATAACTACAGAATTTGTATTTAAGTGAAATGGGACTCTTCCACCCTTCACATTGAGGAAAATGAATATTAGCCTCATGGGCAGGTTAGATCAGTTCACAATAGGGTTTCAGATTGGTGTATTTGGCCATCTTGCACTCCATGCTCCCCTCTGCCTGCTTGGATTGCCTGACCTAGAGGGAGTGAAAAGCTATTGTGCTTAgttaaaaacacttaaaaataatgcTTTTAAGTAACctatactttaaaaatatatatattatttttgtctCAGATGGTACTGCATGTGAAGTAACCCCATTGATGTTAAACTCATACTTTTGTGGAAAAGCATCACTGGCAAACAACTCGTGTTTTAAAACAATTCTGCTTAAAAGCATCTTTAAAACCCTATCCTTCAAGATGAATCAGATAACCCACTTCACACAGCTGTTACATTTTAGTAGTTGGTAATCCATCAAGACATCAATACATTTCAACCACAATGATTCAAATGCCAGGGCCTGGTAAGATTACTGGTTAATGTACTTTAGACCATTGAACCAGCTGGATCACTATTCTGAAAGATCTGCTGGTTCGCACCTCACAAGTATGATTTAGATGCACAGTTAAGAGACTGGCCCACTATACTCTTCCTCTGTTTAGGTCAAAAGAAGTACATTGACcacatccaatacatttgtttatttcacagAAGAAACACACGTAGTTCATTGTGAGTAAAGTGTGGTGGAACCAAC is a window of Hoplias malabaricus isolate fHopMal1 chromosome 1, fHopMal1.hap1, whole genome shotgun sequence DNA encoding:
- the LOC136697593 gene encoding large ribosomal subunit protein uL13-like, with product MLLNVLLVVKYLAFLRKRVNTNLSCGPYHFRASSRIFWRTVRGMLPHKTKRGQAALERLKVFDGIPPPYDKRKRMVVPAALKIVRLKPTRKFALLGRLAHEVGWKYQAITATLEERRKEKARMRYNKKKVQIKLTKQAEKNVASKIAKYTDVLKQYGVLV